In one Balaenoptera musculus isolate JJ_BM4_2016_0621 chromosome 2, mBalMus1.pri.v3, whole genome shotgun sequence genomic region, the following are encoded:
- the PTGDR gene encoding prostaglandin D2 receptor isoform X1, producing the protein MRPLFYRCCNTTWVEKGNSATMGGVLFSTGLLGNLLALGLLARSGLRSCPRRLPRPPPSVFYVLVCGLTVTDLLGKSLVSPFVLYAYAQNRSLRGLVPASGSSLCQAFAFFMAFFGLASTLQLLAMALECWLSLGHPFFYRRHITPRRGALVAPVVGAFCLAFCSLPFAGFGKFVQYCPGTWCFIQMVHEGRSLSVLSYSVLYASLMLLLVLAIVLCNLSAMRNLYAMHRRLRRLPRSGPREQAELAAGEREETPPPLEELDHLLLLALMTVLFTMCSLPLIVSRLALRLRETEARRAAAAGREGWSALDAVQEELRPEPGGFVAAFPGSGSLHSPQEIEPNLLSQNSIVLTMERLKLFTRKMELLKKLKTSEPYAFSL; encoded by the exons ATGAGGCCGCTGTTCTACCGCTGCTGCAACACCACGTGGGTGGAGAAGGGAAACTCAGCGACGATGGGCGGGGTGCTCTTCAGCACGGGCCTCCTGGGCAACCTGCTAGCCCTGGGGCTGCTGGCGCGCTCGGGGCTGCGGTCGTGCCCGCGGCGCTTGCCGCGCCCGCCGCCCTCCGTCTTCTACGTGCTGGTGTGCGGCCTGACGGTCACCGACCTGCTGGGCAAGTCCCTGGTGAGCCCCTTCGTGCTGTACGCCTACGCGCAGAACCGGAGCCTGAGGGGCCTGGTGCCCGCATCCGGCAGCTCGCTGTGCCAAGCCTTCGCCTTCTTCATGGCCTTCTTCGGGCTTGCCTCGACGCTGCAGCTGCTGGCCATGGCCCTGGAGTGCTGGCTCTCCCTGGGGCATCCCTTCTTCTACCGACGGCACATCACGCCGCGCCGGGGCGCACTGGTGGCGCCTGTCGTGGGCGCCTTCTGCCTCGCTTTCTGCTCGCTGCCCTTCGCGGGCTTCGGGAAGTTCGTGCAGTACTGCCCCGGCACCTGGTGCTTCATCCAAATGGTCCACGAGGGGCGCTCGCTGTCGGTGCTGAGCTACTCAGTGCTCTACGCCAGCCTCATGCTGCTGCTGGTCCTCGCCATCGTGCTGTGCAACCTGAGCGCCATGCGCAACCTCTACGCGATGCACCGGCGGCTGCGGCGGCTCCCGCGCTCTGGCCCCAGGGAACAAGCGGAGCTGGCCGCCGGCGAGAGGGAAGAGACCCCGCCGCCCCTGGAGGAGCTGGATCACCTCCTGCTGTTAGCCCTCATGACTGTGCTCTTCACCATGTGCTCCCTGCCTTTAATTGTGAGTCGCTTGGCGCTAAGGCTGCGGGAGACTGAAGCGCGTCGGGCCGCCGCTGCCGGGAGGGAAGGGTGGAGCGCATTGGACGCGGTGCAAGAGGAGCTGCGCCCTGAGCCAGGAGGGTTTGTTGCTGCATTCCCCGGATCAGGTTCCCTCCACAGCCCCCAGGAGATAGAACCCAATTTGTTGAGCCAAAACAG taTCGTGCTTACTATGGAGCGTTTAAAGCTGTTCACGAGAAAAATGGAACTGCTGAAGAAATTGAAGACCTCCGAGCCTTACGCTTTCTCTCTGTGA
- the PTGDR gene encoding prostaglandin D2 receptor isoform X2, whose product MRPLFYRCCNTTWVEKGNSATMGGVLFSTGLLGNLLALGLLARSGLRSCPRRLPRPPPSVFYVLVCGLTVTDLLGKSLVSPFVLYAYAQNRSLRGLVPASGSSLCQAFAFFMAFFGLASTLQLLAMALECWLSLGHPFFYRRHITPRRGALVAPVVGAFCLAFCSLPFAGFGKFVQYCPGTWCFIQMVHEGRSLSVLSYSVLYASLMLLLVLAIVLCNLSAMRNLYAMHRRLRRLPRSGPREQAELAAGEREETPPPLEELDHLLLLALMTVLFTMCSLPLIYRAYYGAFKAVHEKNGTAEEIEDLRALRFLSVISIVDPWLFIIFRTSVFRMFFHKIFIRPLMYRNWQSNSCGTNMESSL is encoded by the exons ATGAGGCCGCTGTTCTACCGCTGCTGCAACACCACGTGGGTGGAGAAGGGAAACTCAGCGACGATGGGCGGGGTGCTCTTCAGCACGGGCCTCCTGGGCAACCTGCTAGCCCTGGGGCTGCTGGCGCGCTCGGGGCTGCGGTCGTGCCCGCGGCGCTTGCCGCGCCCGCCGCCCTCCGTCTTCTACGTGCTGGTGTGCGGCCTGACGGTCACCGACCTGCTGGGCAAGTCCCTGGTGAGCCCCTTCGTGCTGTACGCCTACGCGCAGAACCGGAGCCTGAGGGGCCTGGTGCCCGCATCCGGCAGCTCGCTGTGCCAAGCCTTCGCCTTCTTCATGGCCTTCTTCGGGCTTGCCTCGACGCTGCAGCTGCTGGCCATGGCCCTGGAGTGCTGGCTCTCCCTGGGGCATCCCTTCTTCTACCGACGGCACATCACGCCGCGCCGGGGCGCACTGGTGGCGCCTGTCGTGGGCGCCTTCTGCCTCGCTTTCTGCTCGCTGCCCTTCGCGGGCTTCGGGAAGTTCGTGCAGTACTGCCCCGGCACCTGGTGCTTCATCCAAATGGTCCACGAGGGGCGCTCGCTGTCGGTGCTGAGCTACTCAGTGCTCTACGCCAGCCTCATGCTGCTGCTGGTCCTCGCCATCGTGCTGTGCAACCTGAGCGCCATGCGCAACCTCTACGCGATGCACCGGCGGCTGCGGCGGCTCCCGCGCTCTGGCCCCAGGGAACAAGCGGAGCTGGCCGCCGGCGAGAGGGAAGAGACCCCGCCGCCCCTGGAGGAGCTGGATCACCTCCTGCTGTTAGCCCTCATGACTGTGCTCTTCACCATGTGCTCCCTGCCTTTAATT taTCGTGCTTACTATGGAGCGTTTAAAGCTGTTCACGAGAAAAATGGAACTGCTGAAGAAATTGAAGACCTCCGAGCCTTACGCTTTCTCTCTGTGATCTCCATTGTGGACCCTTGGCTTTTCATCATTTTCAGAACATCGGTATTTCGGATGTTTTTTCACAAGATTTTCATAAGGCCTCTTATGTATAGAAACTGGCAAAGCAATTCTTGCGGAACTAACATGGAATCCAGCCTGTGA